In Spinacia oleracea cultivar Varoflay chromosome 5, BTI_SOV_V1, whole genome shotgun sequence, a single window of DNA contains:
- the LOC110801125 gene encoding xyloglucan 6-xylosyltransferase 2-like, whose translation MFGWCIGQRRVAQIQRGFHKMKLTILCLSLTILMIRSMLGAGDFGTPEQDFHLLQSSLSGGGGGLHSHNRRILEELKDSGETKSATSNSYESFDITKILVDDEPPEKRDPNLAYSLGPKISDWDEQRKKWLENNPEFPNYVQPGKPRVLLVTGSSPKPCENPVGDHYLLKSIKNKIDYCRIHGIEIFYNLALLDAEMAGFWAKLPLIRKLLLSHPEIEYLWWMDSDAMFTDMVFELPWERYKNYNMVLHGWNEMVYDEKNWIGLNTGSFLLRNNQWALDLLDTWAPMGPKGKIREEAGKVLTSALKGRPVFEADDQSAMVYILATQKEKWGDKVYLENHYYLHGYWGILVDNYEEYIEKYHPGFGDHRWPLVTHFVGCKPCGKFGDYPVERCLKQMDRAYNFGDNQVLQMYGYSHKSLASRKIVKTRNETSNPLDVKDDLGLLHPPFKAIKLSSSS comes from the coding sequence atgttcGGATGGTGTATTGGGCAACGCCGAGTTGCCCAGATTCAAAGAGGTTTCCACAAAATGAAGCTTACAATTCTTTGCCTTTCgttaacaattttaatgatCCGGTCGATGCTCGGCGCCGGTGATTTCGGTACACCGGAGCAAGATTTCCACCTATTGCAATCATCGCTCTCGGGCGGCGGCGGCGGCCTTCACTCCCACAACCGCCGTATATTAGAGGAGCTTAAAGATTCTGGCGAAACCAAATCGGCAACCTCAAACAGTTACGAGTCGTTTGATATCACGAAGATTCTTGTTGATGATGAGCCTCCTGAGAAGAGAGACCCCAATTTGGCTTATAGTTTGGGGCCCAAGATTTCTGATTGGGATGAACAGAGGAAAAAATGGTTGGAGAATAATCCTGAATTTCCAAATTATGTTCAACCCGGTAAGCCAAGGGTTCTGTTGGTTACCGGGTCATCACCAAAACCTTGTGAGAACCCGGTGGGGGATCATTACTTGTTGAAATCGATTAAGAATAAGATAGATTATTGTCGAATTCATGGGATAGAGATATTCTATAATTTGGCGCTTTTGGATGCTGAAATGGCTGGGTtttgggcaaaattaccattgATTAGGAAGCTGTTGTTGTCACACCCTGAAATAGAGTATTTATGGTGGATGGATAGTGATGCTATGTTTACAGATATGGTGTTTGAGCTTCCATGGGAGAGGTATAAAAATTATAACATGGTTTTGCATGGTTGGAATGAAATGGTTTATGATGaaaagaattggattggtttaAATACAGGTAGTTTTCTATTAAGGAATAATCAATGGGCATTGGATTTGCTTGATACTTGGGCACCAATGGGTCCTAAAGGTAAGATTAGGGAGGAAGCAGGGAAAGTGTTGACTAGTGCTTTAAAGGGTAGACCTGTTTTTGAAGCTGATGATCAGTCTGCCATGGTTTATATATTGGCAACCCAGAAAGAGAAATGGGgtgataaagtttatttagaaAATCATTATTATCTTCATGGTTATTGGGGGATTTTAGTGGATAATTATGAGGAATATATTGAGAAATACCATCCTGGTTTTGGTGATCATCGATGGCCTTTGGTTACTCACTTTGTCGGATGTAAACCTTGTGGTAAATTCGGGGATTACCCGGTTGAGAGATGTTTGAAACAAATGGATAGAGCTTATAATTTTGGGGATAATCAGGTTTTGCAAATGTATGGGTATTCTCATAAATCCTTAGCTAGTAGGAAGATTGTTAAAACAAGAAATGAAACCAGCAATCCTCTCGACGTTAAAGATGATCTAGGTTTGCTTCACCCCCCATTCAAAGCTATTAAACTATCATCTTCATCGTAG